Part of the Leucoraja erinacea ecotype New England chromosome 15, Leri_hhj_1, whole genome shotgun sequence genome, AGCTTCCAATCAGGAATCACTTGTATTTCAATAATACGAATAAAATTCCTTACTATAAAGTCCCGCCAACTAATTTCTGTGCCTCCAATAACAAAGGTTGGGTTATAAACAAAAAGTTGCAACAATCATAATATATTAATTGATTCGACCTCCCAATAACATTGCCAAACAAAGGCATTCTCTTGCATTGATTCTTACCTGTCCCGCTGTTAACACAAAATCCTACCACAACTAACAAAAACTCCACGAACAGCAGCATCCgacaggatggtgtgggcaagcACCGACTGATCAGATCACACGCCATTGACCACGTCTCGTTCTTCACATCAACTTTTCGCACTTGCGCCTGACCTTTTTGTCAGGTGTAAGGAACATCCAAACGGACCTGAAAAACGAGTTTGATCACTGACGACAACCTCGCAAGGTTGCATCACGTGGAGAtcggaatgtctgaagaagggtcctgactggaaacctcatctgtccacacccacccacatatgacccgctgagttactctagcagtttgtttttatctCGATGACCACTAAtctagtgctggagtaaaagtGGAATACCTGAGCATCCATTTGGGGGTCTGCAATTGGAAGCACCTCCCGGACGAGGCTTTCTCAATAAATAAAGATGGTGGATAAGTCTTTTCTACAAATCTCTTCAGGCAAGGAATGGAGGAACACTTGTTTCTGTACGTTCTGGAGTGGTGGATGAAGCCATTAGGGGATGCTATGGGAGGTGCTTGACAAGGTagaagcaaggaattgcagatcctgttttagaaacaaggaactgcagagtctcacctccagagatgctgcctgacaggctgagttactccagcactgcttgACAGGGtaggccatagagtgatacagcgtgtaaacaggtccttcagcccaacttgcccacaccggccaacatgtcccagctacacgagtcccacctgtgcacgattggtccatatccctccaaacctgtcctatctatgtacctgtctaactgtttctaaaatgttgggatagtccctgcctcaacgatctcctctggcaggttgttccatacacccaccaccctttgtatgaaaaggttatccctcagattcctattagttattttccctttcaccttaaacctatatcctctggtccccgattcacctactcagagcaagagactgtgcatctacccgatctaatcctctcatgattttatatacctcaataagattacccctcatcttcctgtgcttcaaggaatagagtcccagcctactcaatctctccctatagctcagaccctctagccctgataacataattgtaaatcttctctgtaccctttctatcTTGGAGAGTGGGAGTTGGGtgtaaggtattgacatggatagagaactggttggcagataggaagcaaagagtaggaattaacgggtccttttcagaatggcaggcagtgattggtggggcgccgcaaggctcggtgccgggACCCCTGTTATTTACAATAACGATTTAGGCGAGGGAATTACtgtaaatgtgacatctccaagtttgcagatgacacaaagctgggtggcagtgtgagctgcgatgaggatactatgaggctgcagggtgacttggataggttgggtgaatgggatgcatggcaggtgcagtataatgtggataaatatgaggttatccactttagtggcaaaaacaggaaggcagattattatctgaatggtgtcagattgggaaaaggggaggtgcaacgagacctgggtgtgcttgtatatcagtcactgaaagtaagcatgtaggtacagcaggcagtgaagaaagataatgacatgttggccttcattgcaagaggatatGAGGGTAGCAGCTAATAGATCATACTGCAGTTTTGCACGGCCGTGGTGAGGccgcacctggactattgtgtgcaattttggtctcctaatttgaggaagggcattattgttattgaggcagtgcagcgtaggttcaccaggttatttcccgggatggcgggactgacatatgatgaaagaattataattgatgggaagatgcatctaatgaaataaaacagaaacaaaACATGAATTgtgtatcggaaggaactgcagatgctggtttacactgaaggtagacacaaaatgctggaataactcagcagcacagcatctctggagatgatctGAATGGCTCCCAAAtttcaatgatagacacaaaaagctgtagtaactcaacgggtcagcatCTCTTTTCCTACCATCTCCAGCTTAAAACCAGTTTTCTCTGTTTCTTAGTCCTGGAGAAGTGGACGTCAACTTAAAAGGTTAACTTTTTTATCCCTCTACAAATggtgtcttacatagaaacatagaaattaggtgcaggagtaggccattcggcccttcgagcctgcaccgccatttaatatgatcatggctgatcatccaactcagtatcccgtacctgccttctctccataccctctgatccccttggccacaagggccacatctaactccctcttaaatatagccaatgaactggcctcaactaccctctgtggcagagagttccagagattcaccactctctgtgtgaaaaaaagttctcctcatctcggttttaaaggatttcccccttatccttaagctgtgaccccttgtcctggactcccccaacatcgggaacattcttcctgcatctagcctgtccaaccccttaagaattttgtaagtttctataagatcccctctcaatctcctaaattccagagagtacaaaccaagtctatccagtctttcttcataagacagtcctgacatcccaggaatcagtctggtgaaccttctctgcactccctctatggcaataatgtccttcctcagatttggagaccaaaactgcacgcaatactccaggtgtggtctcaccaagaccctatacaattgcagtagaacctccctgctcctatactcaaatcctcttgctatgaaagccaacatgccattcgctttctttactgcctgctgcacctgcatgcctaccttcaatgactggtgtaccatgacacccaggtcgcgctgcatctccccctttcccaatcggccaccgtttagataataatctgctttcccgtttttgccaccaaaatggataacctcacatttatccacattaaactgcatcttccaaacatttgcccactcacccagcctatccaagtcaccttgcagtctcctagcatcctcctcacacctaacactgccccccagcttagtgtcatccgcaaacttggagatattgccttcaattccctcatccagatcattaatatatattgtaaatagctggggtcccagtactgagccttacctactatttttatttcagaagtCCAGCGTCTGCATTTTGCACCAAGaaagtttatttcagatatctgctGAGGGTCATGCTCAGCATATGGCCCGCCCATCGGTGTAATTATTGGATGCTGGGAATGTTGACCTGTCAGAGGAAACTGACATTGATTTGCATATGTTGTCAGTGGATTGGAAGGATCATAGAATATGGCTGCCTTAAAATAGTATGTTTCTTAGGCAGTCCTTAGGCTTGAGGGTGACTTGCTTCCAACCCAACTATGTAAGTCCTGAGGTAGCTGATGAAACCAATGTGGACACCACAGACTCAGCCACGGGTGGGACAGGAGACACACGGCAAGGCAGGTAAAAGTTGGTAGTATTGGAGGTGGTTCAGTTTGCCTTTTTCTCTGGATTTCTACATGTTCACACAGAGAATACTTGAGTCATCCTGAATTCCCTTTCTTCATATTGAACTATTATGGGTCGGAGATTCCCATGAGATGGCAAGGAAGCTGTGAGAACTGTTTTATTGTTCTGTTAGTAATATCTAGTAATGTGACCAAGCTCAGAATGGACTGCTTCTTTCAGAAGTCGAGAATTGGACATGTAAGTGATGAGGTCTACTCAATGGAACCAGTTGAGTGTAAATAGAACATGAAATAAGACTGTAATTCAACCTGGGTGCAGTTAAGTGTTTGTAATTAGATTAGAAATTCCCTCGCAGAATGATCAAAATTGTCCGATTGTGGAGGGATCAGGGCTTGAGCGTTATGGGGATCTAACACCGAAGAGTATTTGAGACCTGAAGTAGATCGGCTATGAATCTTAATGAATGGTGAAACAatctggaaggatgagagggctacTCCTGTTCCTGGGTTTGGCCTCAATGCCAACAATGTTTGCCTGTGAGAATGACATGAGTTCACTTATTCTATTAGTGGATTAGGAGGATTTTGCAGAGATATGATTGGTGGCATATTTCCTGTGTTTTGAGGAGTCTGACGCATATGATCTAAATGCACAGGAGGGCAGGGATTATTGCTTACTGGTAGACTGAGATTTTTGCTGAATTTAAGATCTTGATCTTGTAGCTTGATGATAGAGGCAGCAGTAACCTTGATCCTGGTGATCAAGGTTAAATAATTTCTCAATTGTCCCGAATCTCTGAAAAGATCCAAATTTTAGATGTATTCTCCACCTCAACTTTGTCTCTCAGCTGATAAAGCCAAAGATTTTTGTAAATTCAAAGAAAGCCATTGGCTGAGATTGATGCTTCTCCTTGTATTTTTCCTTAAATTTGTCATATGGTGAATATCATGTTAAATCCCCCATTTTAAGACAGCAAAATACCAAACCAATTCAATTGAAAATAACGTGGATGATAAGACTGTGTGAGATGAACAAGGACGCCTTCTTCCTGCTGCAAAGATTCTAGGGGGAAAATACCAGTTTAAGGCCTGGTATAAAAACATCTCAAACTTATTTGGTCATGGTATGTGTGTTCAGAAAAGATTAACAGCATGCTAATGTAAATCATGTGAGGAAATGGAAAAAAAGTTTCAAAATGTAAATAACACATGACTGCACTACAATAccatacgataaaactttatttatcccaggaggaaaattaatttgccaacagtcataaaaaacacaaaatgcatgaaacatgaaaataaagtgatcagtggtcaggctttggggatgtgcaaagattgaggaagggggggggggggggtcagtcaagtagtctaccccacggcagaagggggaggagctGTCGAATTTGataaccacagggaagaaggatctcccgtggctttctgtcctgcatcttggtagaaccagtctgttgctgacagCACTCCTCTGGTtgatcagtgtgtcatggagggggtgagctgtattgtccaggatgctcggcagtttgaggagcatcctcccctccaagaatcCAACAGCTGCAGCCTCGCCCAACCATCTTATAGCAGCCATCTTTGTCCTCGCCCTCCCCCAGCCCGGATCCGGGCCCGCGCATGCGCACGCGGCAGGCAGGCAGGTTGCGGGAGCGTCGCCTGGCGAcgggggaggggcgggagcgaGAGGCCGGGAGAGGAGACGAGCAGCATGGAGCCGGGGCCCGGCAACACCAGTGGGTCGGCGGCCGTCGTGTGCGCCAGGGCCGCCTGGAAGTGCAACAAGGGAGGGCTGCGGGAGGTGCTGAGACTGGTGATGGCGGCTGCCGACAACTCGGAGGGCGGTGTTGGCGGGGAGAACCCGCACCGGTAATACTTTACCCCGGTAGTGGCCCTGCTTTACCCCGGTAGCGGCCCTACTTTACCCCGGCGGCGGCCCTACTTTACCCCGGCGGCGGCCCTACTTTACCCCGGTAGCGGCCCTACTTTACCCCGGTGGCGGCCCTACTTTACCCCGGTAGCGGCCCTGCTTTACCCCGGTAGCGGCCCTACTTTACCCCGGCGGCGGCCCTACTTAACCCCGGTAGCGGCCCTACTTCACCCCGGCGGCGGCCCTACTTAACCCCGGTAGCGGCCCTACTTTACCCCGGTAGCGGCCCTACTTTACCCCCCCGGCGGCGGCCCTACTTAGCCCCGGTAGCGGCCCTACTTCATTCCCCCGGCGGCGGCCCTAGATTAACCCCGGTAGCTGCCCTACTTTACCCCGGTAGCGGCCTACTTTACCCCGGTAGCGGCCCTGTTTTACCCCGGCGGCTGCCCTACTTAACCCCGGCGGCGGCCCTGCTTTACCCCGGTagctccctgctcccccccccggGCACTAGGCGCCGGGTGGCCGCCGTTCCTCCAGCCTTCGCGCCGGTACTGAAGGGCGGGCAGTGTTTTTGCGGCGCGCCTGATTCCCCAGCCACTGCCAACTGTAAAATTCCCCCAAACTCTGCAGAAAGATTTTCAGAAGCTGCTCAGAGACGCCTCGCTGCCAATAATTGTGTGGAGGCGGCTATGATTTTGGCTCCTATTGCCCCACGCCCGTGATGCGAGCAACACCTGTGTAAGGTGATCCGCTCAGCTGACACCAAGTGGTGCCAgtacgggcggggggggggggggggggggggtcaatgatATGCCGAGTGGCGACCTTTTGCCAAATTAGTGGAATAATCGGTCTATAGGCCACTGCTGACTCTGTCGGTCACTGGCATGTGCGGCTAATTGGGTGACCCATTATATTTTTGACCGAGTAGCCAAATTAAACATTAGTGTTGGGTATGTGATCTTCAGACTTATTCTGCAGTGATTtgatgtgctgtgtgtgtggtgtctaaTGCTGATTGATGTAGTTGTTATGAGTGAAACATGACTGATTTGCACAGAAGATATCGTGAATTGAAACTTGGCCAAAACCGAATGCACAACTATACTAGTTAATAGTAACTAGTATatggccattctttggaaagtgaaccaacatGTCACACAggtgaccagtcatatttgacctcttACCCTAaataaacattgtcagcataacatataaACATTTCACTGGACAAACTGAAAAAAATATGAATTATATAGGCAGTACAAAGCAATATAtgtgtaatgctttcagaataagAGGAGATGTATTTTACAAGTTTtcagtcacacacgtgaccaagaATGGGGACCTATACTAGTAACACAACTAATAtagttgtgtgtgtttttttgtgtgcacatacgtatgtgtgtgtataatttGAGGAATAGTACCAGTATCTGGAAAATATTAAACCAAGAACAATAGGAAATCCCATTTTCTATTACAAACGGCAGCGTATTTTACTTGCAGTGGAAGAAACGTTTCGACCAAGgataaaaataaattatgacaATTTTAGGATTTTGAAAACATATATTTGGCTTGTATCAGAAATGGCTTATTTTACATTCTTGTCCTGCTTCAGTACAGAACCAGTTATCTTGGAAAGACCTCAAACCAACCCTGTGGAAACTCCATGTTTGCTGTATCTCCAGTGTTCTAAACAGCTTGCTGAGATAACCTTTGTAGAAGTAGTTAGTGAAGCAAAAACAATggaagtttacactgaagaagagtACTGTGGAACCTGCCAAGGCCAAAGACTAGAAAATTCACAAATAAACAGGTAATATTGTTTTACCATACATTTATTAAGATGAGAGTCTTTAAGATAAGTTCTTTTTACAAAGGGTGGCGAGTGCTTGCATGGTGGTGAAGACAGACACGACAGTGGTGTTTCACATGTTTCACAtttttttagatgggcacatggatatacaaggaatggagggacatgggtaatatgcagacagatgagattagtttattttgcatcgttcagcacaaacattggggactaaagggcctgttcctgtgttgtactgttctatgttctatcttatATACTTAATCCCCAAACTCAATGTTTAGGTTGAAGAACATATTTTAGATTAATTCTTTAAGAttgaaaggcatttggataaTTGAGTGCTTTAATTCTCTTTCAGTGGCCACAAGCAGATTCTCTTATTTAAGAAGTATTTTAAATTGGAATTTCCGAGTTCGTCATGTGAACTAAAGGTAAAATATTGAGAAATAGTATTTATCAATTATTTGCCATCTTTTCATCTGGGAATCTTCtgattaatgtttttttcttagTTGCTTTCTTTAGGTGGAAAGGCAAAAGTACAAATTGGTGAAATATTACTGGGCATAAGGCATGCTTCAATTGATATCTCACGAGGCATTTCTCCATTAGGAAAAAATATCAACATGCAGCGAGTTCAGACAATGATGGATTCAATGGGAACAAAGCTGTCACCTGGAGCTCAGCAACTTTTGAACATGGTCCAGTTTCAACAAAAGGTGAATTAAATACATAGATCACtttaaaatgttgaataaaaaatatatatttttatattaggTAAGTTATTTTAAAACATAGGAATTGCAATACTTGTATTTCTGCATTAAAATATTTAAGATTTCCTAACTGTTTCTTGGTTTTCCCCATCCATCAATGCCAGGAGCAGCACCAAATGATCCTCAAGATGAAATACCAACCTAGCAAAACATACTTAAAAGCACCAAATGCAGCAAGTATTAAATGAGCTAAACAATCTGACTATTAAAGCTCTGCAGtcctgccacatttagtcatgaatagtAGTGGAATGTTAAACAGCTATGGAAGGAGATGCCTCCAAGACTGTTTTTTAACCATGACTGTGATAAAGACTGTCGACGCTTCGGAACCACAGAGGATGGTGCGATAATCCAATTTGGCCTTCCAtaatttcttctctaactctctcaAGCCAGTTTTGGGCTAAAATAATTCACTGACCTGGATGCAAATAAAATACTTGGGGTTTGGTTCATTAAAGGAAAGTAatatgttcatagaaacatagaaaataggtgcaggagtaggccattcagccctttgagcccgcaccaccattcaatatgatcatggctgatcatccaactcagtatcctgtacctgccttctctccataccccctgatccctttagccacaagggccacatctaactccctcttaaatatagccaatggactggcctcaactaccttctgtggcagagaattccagagattcaacactctctgtgtgaaaaatgttttcctcatctcggtcctaaaagatcggTTCATCATATAAAAGAAAATGAATCTCCTAAAGGAAAGTCTAATGCATTAATATTCAATGGCTTTAACGGTGCCCAGTTCCTTCTATCATTCTGGGATGTGAAACCACTGGGTTGAATTCTTTGAGAGTTGGTTCACAGACAAATCAAAAAGTTGGAATAAATAGACCTTTCTTGGGTCAGCAGAATGTGAGCAGCAGAGGTACAAGGGGACAAAACGTGTTTTTATCTTGGTTGATGATGCAAAACTAGGTGGGATTCTTAATAGGGAGAAGTCTGTAAAAAGGCAACAAGAGGCTGTTGTGGATGACCATTTGGTAGATGCAATATTTGCTGAATAAGTCTGCAAACAcagaaaaataatgttttttttaaatttgaacatATTGAGAAATGTTTATTTCCTAGGGATCTGAATGTCCTtgaacaccagtcactgaaagctcAATCCAGGTGCAGCAAGCATTTAGGAAAGCAGTGGCAAGCTTGCTGTGGAGAGGATATGAATACAGGAATAAAGATATGTTACTGCTATTATATATGCTCTTGGGACCATACTTGGAGTATCATGTGCAATCTTATAGTCTATATAGGTTAAAATAGGTGTATCTGCCATAGAGAGGGTAGCGAAGATCGACCAGATTGGTTTCTGGAATGTTGGGAGAACCTCTTGAGACTGAGTCAATG contains:
- the c15h10orf88 gene encoding ATPase PAAT isoform X2, whose product is MLGSLRSILPSKNPTAAASPNHLIAAIFVLALPQPGSGPAHAHAAGRQVAGASPGDGGGAGARGRERRRAAWSRGPATPVGRRPSCAPGPPGSATREGCGSTEPVILERPQTNPVETPCLLYLQCSKQLAEITFVEVVSEAKTMEVYTEEEYCGTCQGQRLENSQINSGHKQILLFKKYFKLEFPSSSCELKLLSLGGKAKVQIGEILLGIRHASIDISRGISPLGKNINMQRVQTMMDSMGTKLSPGAQQLLNMVQFQQKNQAAIGGLFQGIFGTRNLTEIGKVIGSSRTTGLSEEGLSSHECIETNPIFTSQMEETKGSKEIFILNGESTETRDASNLANGINNKKTEYDSEASARDADEHKFAGGDLQELVSTYLCKQNNGEQNSFSSDMLPFLRNLCSQVNELRIGEKTKAVKHDVTEEDGTCDRLYQQTFCVELEKHITEHMESMEQRLKDYIDHRINILQDDLDKKFVSLTKLIENAGVKRTATKEIERGAFLTNGDV
- the c15h10orf88 gene encoding ATPase PAAT isoform X1, yielding MLGSLRSILPSKNPTAAASPNHLIAAIFVLALPQPGSGPAHAHAAGRQVAGASPGDGGGAGARGRERRRAAWSRGPATPVGRRPSCAPGPPGSATREGCGSTEPVILERPQTNPVETPCLLYLQCSKQLAEITFVEVVSEAKTMEVYTEEEYCGTCQGQRLENSQINSGHKQILLFKKYFKLEFPSSSCELKLLSLGGKAKVQIGEILLGIRHASIDISRGISPLGKNINMQRVQTMMDSMGTKLSPGAQQLLNMVQFQQKQNQAAIGGLFQGIFGTRNLTEIGKVIGSSRTTGLSEEGLSSHECIETNPIFTSQMEETKGSKEIFILNGESTETRDASNLANGINNKKTEYDSEASARDADEHKFAGGDLQELVSTYLCKQNNGEQNSFSSDMLPFLRNLCSQVNELRIGEKTKAVKHDVTEEDGTCDRLYQQTFCVELEKHITEHMESMEQRLKDYIDHRINILQDDLDKKFVSLTKLIENAGVKRTATKEIERGAFLTNGDV